A region from the Colwellia sp. PAMC 21821 genome encodes:
- a CDS encoding PHP domain-containing protein, protein MMSTTDFTNDKDFSNLRVDLHSHTNCSDGALTPKELIERAVNFQIDVLAITDHDSVKGLDSAKQTILDQNIPLTLIDGIEISTQWQGFEIHIVGLNIQPEHPALQSLISAQQQRREDRALSMGEKLEKCGFSDVYSQAKEMAGEGSITRAHFAKILLHRGIVSKMQAAFDKYIGKGKRAYVNPNWCSIEEAVATIHAAGGVAVMAHPIRYDLTAKWLRRLIVHFKSAQGDGLEVVLPQMNNEQRKIMLSYCSEYDLHASMGSDFHQPSRWSDLGRNLVMPEQAKPIWQLWQTQTVS, encoded by the coding sequence ATGATGTCAACCACTGATTTTACTAATGATAAAGATTTTTCAAACTTACGCGTTGATCTGCATAGTCACACTAATTGCTCGGACGGTGCTTTAACGCCGAAAGAGCTAATAGAACGGGCAGTTAACTTCCAAATTGACGTATTAGCAATCACAGATCACGACAGTGTTAAAGGTCTTGATAGTGCAAAACAAACTATTTTAGATCAAAATATTCCATTAACGTTAATTGATGGCATTGAAATATCGACGCAATGGCAAGGGTTTGAAATTCATATTGTCGGTTTAAATATTCAACCTGAGCATCCAGCGTTGCAATCGTTGATTTCAGCGCAGCAACAACGCCGTGAAGATCGTGCGCTCTCTATGGGTGAAAAGCTAGAAAAATGTGGCTTTAGCGACGTTTATAGCCAGGCAAAAGAGATGGCAGGTGAGGGTTCTATTACTCGCGCACATTTTGCTAAAATACTTTTACATCGCGGTATCGTCAGTAAAATGCAAGCCGCCTTTGATAAATATATTGGTAAAGGCAAACGCGCTTATGTTAATCCTAATTGGTGTAGCATTGAAGAAGCAGTAGCGACCATTCATGCCGCTGGTGGTGTTGCCGTAATGGCGCACCCGATAAGATATGACTTAACCGCCAAATGGTTGCGGCGCTTAATTGTTCATTTTAAGTCGGCACAAGGTGACGGTTTAGAGGTGGTGTTACCGCAGATGAACAACGAACAGCGTAAAATAATGCTAAGCTATTGTTCAGAGTACGATTTACATGCTTCGATGGGGTCTGACTTTCATCAGCCTAGTCGTTGGAGTGATTTAGGACGTAATTTAGTGATGCCTGAGCAAGCCAAGCCTATATGGCAACTTTGGCAAACTCAAACTGTGAGTTAG
- the tnpB gene encoding IS66 family insertion sequence element accessory protein TnpB (TnpB, as the term is used for proteins encoded by IS66 family insertion elements, is considered an accessory protein, since TnpC, encoded by a neighboring gene, is a DDE family transposase.), whose protein sequence is MKMFVDVPEVYLYRNVVDFRKSINGLVMIVEQQMQVSPLTGSVFVFCNKGRDKLKVLYWDKTGFALWYKRLEKDKFKWPNKLTSTSLDLSEQQLHWLFNGFDVLGHQAIRYDTVAL, encoded by the coding sequence ATGAAAATGTTTGTTGATGTGCCAGAGGTCTATCTTTATCGTAACGTCGTTGATTTTAGAAAATCTATCAATGGCTTAGTCATGATTGTTGAACAACAAATGCAAGTATCACCGCTAACCGGCAGCGTCTTTGTGTTTTGCAATAAAGGGCGAGATAAACTTAAGGTGTTGTATTGGGATAAAACCGGTTTTGCTTTGTGGTATAAACGGCTTGAAAAAGACAAGTTTAAATGGCCCAATAAACTTACTTCAACATCACTTGATTTATCTGAGCAGCAATTGCATTGGCTGTTTAACGGCTTTGATGTGCTGGGACATCAAGCTATTCGTTATGACACGGTTGCCTTATAA
- the trpD gene encoding anthranilate phosphoribosyltransferase, with amino-acid sequence MKTTELSSKTSPLTQVEVNDDITHSALNTLVDGDSLTQQQSHDVFEQVINGFVAPERLAAILTALKIKGETPAEIAGAAIAIRENATPFPMQTNGVTDCVGTGGDGANTINISTTAAILAAACGIKMAKHGNRSVSSMSGSADLLEAFGVNLTMSPEVASECLAQANICFLYAPAYHTGFKHAAPVRKAMAIRTLFNILGPLVNPAKPDVMLLGVYLPELITPIAEALLLTGVKHAWVVHGSGLDEIALHGKTKVTEISNGELIKKDISPADFGLKNYTLEDIKGGTPQENAEFIKAILAGKGLEAHNSAVIINCAALLYLHREQLDGQADTLLLAAQHATKVLASGAATKTLADLVRLSNAGVSA; translated from the coding sequence ATGAAAACCACTGAACTTAGTAGCAAAACGTCACCACTGACTCAGGTTGAAGTTAACGATGACATTACCCACAGTGCACTCAATACTTTAGTTGATGGTGATTCATTAACGCAACAGCAAAGCCATGATGTTTTTGAACAAGTCATTAATGGTTTTGTCGCGCCTGAACGGTTGGCCGCGATTCTAACGGCATTAAAAATTAAAGGTGAAACCCCTGCAGAAATTGCGGGTGCTGCAATTGCCATTCGTGAAAATGCTACGCCTTTTCCAATGCAAACTAACGGTGTTACAGACTGTGTTGGTACGGGTGGCGATGGTGCAAATACCATTAACATTTCAACCACCGCGGCTATTTTAGCGGCTGCTTGCGGCATAAAAATGGCAAAACATGGCAATAGAAGTGTCTCAAGTATGTCAGGCTCTGCTGATTTACTTGAAGCATTCGGTGTTAACTTAACTATGTCGCCTGAAGTGGCAAGTGAGTGTTTAGCACAAGCCAATATCTGCTTTCTATATGCGCCGGCGTACCACACCGGTTTTAAACATGCGGCCCCAGTTAGAAAAGCGATGGCGATTAGAACCTTGTTTAATATTCTTGGGCCATTGGTGAACCCAGCAAAGCCCGATGTTATGTTACTGGGTGTTTACTTGCCTGAATTAATAACCCCGATAGCCGAAGCCTTATTATTAACAGGGGTTAAGCACGCTTGGGTTGTACACGGCAGCGGCTTAGATGAAATAGCGTTGCACGGAAAAACTAAAGTCACTGAAATCAGCAATGGAGAGTTAATTAAAAAAGACATTTCGCCGGCAGATTTTGGGTTAAAAAATTACACTTTGGAAGATATTAAAGGTGGAACACCACAAGAAAACGCTGAGTTTATTAAAGCAATATTAGCCGGTAAAGGGCTAGAAGCGCATAACAGTGCCGTTATCATTAATTGTGCTGCGCTACTTTATTTACATCGTGAACAATTAGATGGTCAAGCAGACACCTTATTGCTAGCAGCGCAACATGCCACAAAAGTACTAGCCTCTGGCGCTGCCACCAAAACCTTAGCAGATTTAGTGCGATTATCTAATGCAGGAGTATCAGCATAG
- the scpB gene encoding SMC-Scp complex subunit ScpB encodes MITDKIRHKDIDDTKLQRLVEAALFIADKPLSVQLLKRDFLIEYRVSNLRIRDIIIAIQAQYKGRGVELNKVASGYRFQTPAELSDDLAHLYKEKAPKYSRAILETLALIAYKQPITRGEIEDIRGVAVSSQIIKTLTDRNWIKTVGQKEVPGRPVLYASTQEFLDYFSLTSLDQLPALMPMEDFTS; translated from the coding sequence ATGATAACCGATAAAATACGCCACAAAGATATTGACGATACCAAGCTGCAACGCTTAGTTGAAGCTGCGTTATTTATTGCTGATAAGCCGTTGTCGGTGCAATTACTTAAGCGCGATTTTTTAATAGAATATCGTGTTAGTAACCTTCGCATTCGTGATATAATTATCGCTATTCAGGCTCAGTATAAAGGCCGTGGTGTTGAACTCAACAAAGTCGCTTCTGGCTATCGTTTTCAAACACCGGCAGAGCTGAGTGACGATTTAGCGCATTTGTATAAAGAAAAAGCACCGAAATACTCCCGTGCTATTCTAGAAACGTTAGCGTTAATCGCCTATAAACAACCGATAACCCGTGGTGAAATTGAAGATATTCGCGGTGTTGCCGTCAGTAGTCAGATAATTAAGACACTAACGGATAGAAATTGGATTAAAACCGTAGGTCAAAAGGAAGTGCCTGGTCGACCGGTATTGTATGCGAGCACGCAAGAGTTTCTTGATTACTTTTCGCTAACCTCACTCGACCAATTGCCGGCGTTAATGCCAATGGAAGACTTTACTAGTTAA
- a CDS encoding L-threonylcarbamoyladenylate synthase, whose product MSQFFYVHPDNPQGRLMKQAAAIISQGGVIVYPTDSGYALGCHIGDKKALERICNIRDINKEHNFTLMCSDLSELSEYTRVDNSAFRLLKNNTPGPYTFIFKGSKEVPKRLLNPKRKTIGIRVPDNAIAQALLAELGEPIMSTTLIMPGADTAEFDPEHIRDILEHEVDLIINGGHLGERPTTVIDFSNDDVEIIRVGEGDPTPFQ is encoded by the coding sequence ATGAGCCAGTTTTTTTATGTACATCCCGATAACCCGCAAGGTCGTTTAATGAAACAAGCGGCTGCCATTATTAGTCAAGGTGGTGTCATTGTTTACCCAACCGACTCGGGCTATGCTTTGGGCTGCCATATTGGTGACAAAAAAGCCTTGGAACGAATATGCAATATTCGAGATATTAATAAAGAGCATAACTTTACTTTAATGTGTAGTGATTTGTCAGAGTTGTCGGAATATACGCGGGTTGATAACAGTGCTTTTCGCTTGTTGAAAAACAATACCCCAGGTCCTTACACCTTTATTTTCAAAGGTTCAAAAGAAGTGCCTAAACGTTTGTTAAATCCAAAGCGTAAAACGATTGGCATTCGCGTACCGGACAATGCTATTGCCCAAGCGCTTTTAGCTGAGCTAGGTGAGCCAATAATGTCGACAACACTGATCATGCCAGGTGCTGACACTGCAGAGTTTGATCCTGAGCATATTCGCGATATTTTAGAGCACGAAGTAGATTTAATTATTAATGGTGGCCATTTAGGCGAACGCCCAACCACGGTGATTGATTTTTCAAATGATGACGTTGAAATAATTCGTGTGGGTGAAGGCGATCCAACACCTTTTCAATAA
- a CDS encoding ScpA family protein — MLQQVLPFAFLRGEAIVDKPQDLFIPPDALEVILEMFEGPLDLLLYLIRKQKFDILDLPISPITTQYMTYVDLMKDIKLELAAEYLVMASILAEIKSRLLLPKQAVEEDEGDPRAELVRKLQEYEIIKKAAENIDELPRVDRDSFVAKVELAENFVPEILNSQVDLAELVSALQGVIKRTQAYEHHHIQKESLSTRERMAHIMNTLKDADSEQPYCDFSDLFTVKEGKQGVVVTFLAILELIKESLIECVQTQIYGEIRVCLPRQG; from the coding sequence ATGCTTCAGCAAGTATTACCTTTTGCTTTTCTGCGAGGTGAAGCGATTGTTGATAAGCCTCAAGACTTATTTATTCCACCTGATGCCTTAGAAGTTATTTTAGAAATGTTCGAAGGGCCGCTCGATCTTTTATTGTATTTAATTCGCAAACAAAAATTTGATATTCTAGACTTACCTATTTCACCTATTACCACGCAATACATGACTTATGTCGATTTGATGAAAGATATTAAGTTGGAGTTAGCCGCGGAATATTTAGTGATGGCCTCTATTTTAGCGGAAATTAAATCACGCTTATTATTGCCAAAACAAGCGGTTGAAGAAGACGAAGGTGACCCAAGGGCAGAATTAGTTAGAAAATTACAAGAATATGAAATAATTAAAAAGGCGGCTGAAAATATTGATGAGTTACCGCGTGTTGACCGCGATAGCTTTGTGGCAAAAGTAGAGTTAGCGGAAAATTTTGTGCCTGAAATTCTCAATAGCCAAGTCGACTTAGCTGAACTCGTCAGCGCGTTACAAGGTGTAATAAAGCGCACACAGGCTTATGAACATCATCATATTCAAAAAGAGTCTTTGTCGACTAGAGAGCGAATGGCACATATTATGAATACTCTCAAAGACGCTGATAGCGAGCAACCTTATTGTGACTTTAGTGATTTATTTACTGTTAAAGAGGGTAAACAAGGGGTTGTAGTGACATTTTTAGCGATTCTAGAACTGATTAAAGAGTCCTTAATTGAATGTGTTCAAACGCAAATTTATGGCGAAATTCGTGTTTGTCTTCCTCGACAAGGTTAA
- a CDS encoding aminodeoxychorismate/anthranilate synthase component II, whose translation MTSSDISSNTSTDALPEIVMLDNLDSFTYNLVDEFRCLGYKLTIYRNTIGADFIFNKLQEKQKNNNAGVILVLSPGPGDPTHAGCLMPLLSLCAGQFPILGICLGHQALIQHYGGVIARAPEVVHGKSSNISHNELGAFNNIASPLPVARYHSLVASEMPEQLTMTAYVNLATDGEDITLPMAIEHSTDAAIGFQFHPESILTTYGTNLLAQSLSHLSALAEQTIYKARGNDHENH comes from the coding sequence ATGACATCATCTGACATTTCATCGAACACTTCTACTGACGCTTTGCCAGAGATTGTCATGTTAGATAATCTCGATTCATTTACCTATAATTTGGTCGATGAGTTTCGTTGTTTAGGCTATAAACTGACTATTTATCGCAACACCATCGGCGCTGATTTTATTTTTAATAAGCTGCAAGAGAAACAAAAAAACAACAACGCCGGTGTTATTTTAGTGCTTTCACCTGGACCTGGCGATCCAACCCATGCCGGCTGTTTAATGCCATTATTATCACTTTGTGCAGGACAATTCCCCATATTAGGTATTTGTTTAGGGCATCAAGCATTAATTCAACATTATGGCGGTGTTATAGCGCGTGCACCTGAAGTGGTACATGGTAAATCGTCAAATATCAGCCACAACGAATTAGGCGCTTTTAACAATATTGCTAGCCCTTTACCTGTGGCTCGTTATCATTCACTTGTTGCCAGTGAAATGCCAGAACAATTAACCATGACAGCCTATGTTAATTTAGCCACTGATGGTGAAGACATTACTTTGCCTATGGCCATTGAACATAGCACAGATGCTGCCATTGGTTTTCAGTTCCATCCTGAATCCATATTAACTACCTATGGCACCAATTTATTAGCGCAAAGCCTAAGTCATTTATCTGCTTTAGCGGAACAAACTATTTATAAAGCCCGAGGGAATGATCATGAAAACCACTGA
- the trpCF gene encoding bifunctional indole-3-glycerol-phosphate synthase TrpC/phosphoribosylanthranilate isomerase TrpF, translated as MSNILEQIVANRRIEIAELKKEIPLASFIDGLTPSKKDMYQALTRTAEKPYAGFILECKKASPSKGLIREDFNVAEIAGIYDNYAAAISVLTEHKYFQGDFSYLKTVSDLVKCPVLNKDFFFDTYQVYLARHYGADAVLLMLSVLNDNEYNELAAVAQSLNLAILTEVSNEEERDRAISLNAKLIGINNRNLRDLSTDISRTFDLAPTLPDDRIVISESGIYNNAQVRELAPAVDGFLVGSSVMAEDDIDLACRKLIFGHNKVCGLTKPEHARFAIDAGAEFGGLIFAEKSPRRVNKAQASAIISENPSLKYVGVFVNHPETEVIVLAKDLQLSAVQLHGQESQQYIDSLRIKLAKNCQIFKALPVEKTVPTLPINVDQIVLDGKNAGSGQAFNWQALADSEQDLSRCFLAGGLQRDNITQACAQLTHQELFGLDINSGVESSPGIKCRDKLNEVFAQIRNY; from the coding sequence GTGAGTAACATTCTTGAGCAAATCGTCGCTAATCGACGTATTGAGATTGCAGAACTGAAAAAAGAAATACCGTTAGCAAGCTTTATTGATGGTTTAACACCGTCTAAAAAAGACATGTACCAAGCATTAACTCGTACAGCCGAAAAGCCTTATGCCGGTTTTATTTTAGAATGCAAAAAAGCATCACCGTCAAAAGGCTTGATCAGAGAAGACTTTAATGTCGCTGAAATTGCAGGTATTTATGATAATTATGCCGCCGCAATTTCAGTTCTAACCGAGCATAAATATTTTCAAGGCGATTTTAGCTATTTAAAAACGGTCAGTGACCTCGTCAAGTGTCCGGTACTTAATAAAGATTTCTTTTTTGACACTTACCAAGTGTATCTAGCCAGGCATTATGGGGCTGACGCGGTATTATTAATGCTTAGCGTGCTCAATGATAATGAATACAATGAGTTAGCCGCTGTTGCGCAGTCATTAAACTTAGCGATTTTAACCGAAGTATCAAATGAAGAAGAACGCGACCGTGCGATTAGCTTAAATGCTAAACTCATCGGCATTAATAACCGAAATTTACGTGATCTTTCTACCGATATTTCACGTACCTTTGATCTAGCGCCAACACTGCCAGATGATCGCATCGTTATTTCTGAGTCAGGCATATATAATAATGCCCAAGTGAGAGAACTTGCCCCTGCTGTAGATGGTTTCTTAGTGGGCAGCTCTGTGATGGCTGAGGACGATATTGATTTAGCCTGTCGAAAATTAATATTCGGTCACAATAAAGTATGTGGCTTAACCAAACCTGAGCATGCAAGATTTGCTATTGATGCAGGCGCTGAGTTTGGCGGTCTTATATTTGCGGAAAAATCACCTAGGCGTGTTAACAAAGCACAGGCGAGCGCTATAATTAGCGAAAACCCTAGCTTAAAATACGTTGGTGTGTTTGTTAATCACCCTGAAACAGAAGTGATTGTTCTAGCCAAAGATTTACAGCTATCTGCCGTGCAATTACATGGCCAAGAAAGCCAACAATATATTGATAGCTTACGAATAAAGCTAGCTAAAAATTGTCAAATATTTAAAGCGTTACCGGTAGAGAAAACCGTGCCGACACTTCCGATAAATGTCGACCAAATTGTGCTTGACGGAAAAAATGCGGGTAGTGGCCAAGCCTTTAACTGGCAAGCGCTAGCTGATAGCGAGCAAGACTTATCCCGTTGCTTTTTAGCCGGTGGATTACAACGCGATAATATCACCCAAGCATGTGCGCAACTGACCCATCAAGAATTATTTGGCTTAGATATCAACTCAGGTGTTGAATCGAGCCCTGGCATTAAATGTCGCGATAAACTCAATGAAGTTTTCGCCCAAATACGGAATTATTAA
- the trpA gene encoding tryptophan synthase subunit alpha, translating to MSQATDISNVTNISTRYDQAFEKLAVKNEGAFIPFVIIGDPNAEQSFEVIKTLIDAGADALELGMPFSDPSADGFTIQMAALRALKANINTDVCLDILAKIRAYAPDIPIGLLLYGNLVFARGINNFYRDVAAAGVDSVLIADLPIRESEPFRQAATANGIAPIFIAPPNASETTLQKVADYGSGYTYVLSRVGVTGTETEAEMTGHKLIDILEKYQAAPSVIGFGISKPEQVVAALATGAKGAISGSAVVKIIESNLDDNAKMLGELSEFVRAMKQATKL from the coding sequence ATGAGCCAAGCAACTGACATAAGTAACGTTACTAATATAAGTACTCGTTATGACCAAGCGTTTGAAAAATTAGCGGTAAAAAATGAAGGCGCGTTTATCCCTTTTGTTATCATTGGAGACCCAAATGCTGAGCAATCTTTTGAAGTGATTAAAACACTGATTGATGCTGGCGCAGATGCTTTAGAGCTTGGCATGCCCTTTTCTGACCCCAGTGCTGATGGTTTTACCATTCAAATGGCTGCGCTTCGTGCACTAAAAGCCAATATTAATACCGATGTCTGTTTAGATATTTTAGCTAAAATTCGTGCGTATGCGCCTGATATTCCAATTGGCTTGCTACTTTATGGCAACTTAGTATTTGCTCGTGGCATTAATAACTTCTATCGTGATGTTGCTGCGGCAGGTGTTGATTCTGTTCTTATCGCTGACTTGCCCATTCGTGAAAGTGAGCCCTTTAGACAAGCGGCAACAGCCAATGGCATAGCGCCGATCTTCATCGCTCCACCTAATGCCAGTGAAACAACGTTACAAAAAGTAGCTGATTATGGCTCGGGTTATACTTATGTATTAAGTCGTGTCGGTGTTACGGGCACAGAAACTGAAGCTGAAATGACGGGCCATAAACTTATTGATATATTGGAAAAATACCAAGCAGCGCCTTCTGTGATTGGTTTTGGTATATCAAAACCTGAACAAGTAGTAGCGGCATTAGCAACAGGGGCAAAAGGTGCTATCAGTGGCTCTGCGGTTGTTAAGATTATTGAAAGCAATCTTGATGATAACGCTAAGATGTTGGGCGAGTTGTCGGAGTTTGTTCGTGCGATGAAACAGGCTACTAAGCTTTGA
- a CDS encoding anthranilate synthase component 1, giving the protein MSNTQKNNTEKQQLNTALDTQQPGAVVTITDKLSYQSDPLAVFHYLCAEKENTLLLESAEVDKKHQLKSLLLTDTAVKIVCNGNIVNFTALSKNGENALAFAKQALASDAKITGDHKSFTATFATVTEQLDERSRLLAINPFQSLRLFSQLNNTNQHPFAVFLGGAFAFDMMSMSESLPDVADGENTCPDFVYYLAETLIIIDHEKQSSELITNQFTGVGYEEAKQAALSRISAIKASLFTDITATFELKPSDNPSNASVKEPDTLRCDIDDNAFCQIVNDLKENILAGDIFQVVPSRTFSLTCSNNLNAYKALKHRNPSPYMFYLQDSEFCIFGASPESALKYQQSNRQVEIYPIAGTRPRGFNADGTLSPDLDSRIELDLRLDKKELAEHIMLVDLARNDIARVSQPGTRHVADLLKVDRYSHVMHLVSRVCGTLEHELDALHAYQACMNMGTLSGAPKVKATSLIREVEGKRRGSYGGAVGYLTGEGDMDTCIVIRSAFVKNNRAQIQAGAGVVFDSDPQSEANETKQKAQAVISAIKEAEGKVLVISHQERQTTLNSDAIQQEVK; this is encoded by the coding sequence ATGAGCAATACCCAAAAAAACAACACCGAAAAACAGCAGCTAAACACTGCACTTGATACTCAACAGCCAGGGGCTGTAGTCACTATCACCGATAAATTAAGTTATCAGAGCGATCCATTAGCGGTTTTTCATTACTTGTGTGCTGAAAAAGAAAACACGCTTTTATTAGAGTCCGCTGAAGTCGACAAAAAACATCAATTGAAAAGTTTATTGTTGACTGATACTGCAGTAAAAATTGTTTGTAATGGCAATATTGTTAACTTTACGGCTTTAAGTAAAAATGGCGAAAACGCCCTTGCCTTTGCTAAGCAAGCCTTAGCATCAGATGCAAAGATTACTGGCGATCATAAAAGTTTCACAGCAACCTTTGCAACAGTAACTGAGCAATTAGATGAACGTTCACGTTTACTTGCTATTAATCCTTTTCAAAGCTTACGCTTATTTAGCCAACTTAATAATACTAACCAACATCCTTTTGCGGTATTTCTTGGCGGCGCCTTTGCATTCGATATGATGTCGATGAGTGAGTCATTACCTGACGTTGCCGACGGCGAAAACACCTGTCCTGATTTTGTTTATTATCTAGCAGAAACCTTGATCATTATTGACCATGAAAAACAGTCAAGCGAACTGATCACCAACCAATTTACGGGTGTTGGCTATGAAGAGGCAAAGCAAGCAGCTTTATCCAGAATTTCAGCCATAAAAGCCAGTTTATTTACTGATATTACTGCAACATTTGAGCTTAAACCATCTGATAATCCATCAAATGCTAGTGTAAAAGAGCCGGATACATTGCGTTGCGATATAGACGATAACGCTTTTTGTCAGATAGTTAATGACTTGAAAGAGAACATTTTAGCGGGTGATATTTTTCAGGTAGTGCCTTCTCGCACTTTTAGCTTAACTTGCTCAAATAATTTAAATGCTTATAAAGCATTGAAGCACCGTAATCCAAGTCCTTATATGTTTTATTTACAAGACAGTGAGTTTTGTATTTTTGGTGCCTCTCCAGAATCAGCACTTAAATATCAACAAAGTAACCGACAAGTAGAGATTTACCCTATTGCCGGCACTCGCCCTCGTGGTTTTAACGCTGATGGCACCTTATCTCCTGACTTAGACAGCCGCATCGAATTAGACTTACGGCTAGACAAAAAAGAATTAGCCGAGCACATTATGCTGGTTGATTTAGCCCGTAATGATATTGCAAGAGTTAGCCAACCCGGCACACGCCACGTGGCTGACTTGTTAAAGGTCGACCGATATTCGCACGTTATGCATTTGGTTTCTCGTGTTTGCGGGACTTTAGAGCATGAACTAGACGCCTTGCATGCATATCAAGCTTGTATGAATATGGGCACTTTATCTGGCGCGCCAAAAGTAAAAGCCACCTCACTAATTCGTGAAGTGGAAGGTAAGCGTCGAGGTAGTTATGGCGGCGCTGTTGGCTATTTAACCGGCGAAGGTGATATGGATACCTGCATTGTTATTCGCTCCGCCTTTGTGAAAAATAATCGCGCACAAATTCAAGCCGGCGCTGGTGTGGTGTTTGATTCTGATCCGCAATCTGAAGCCAACGAAACCAAACAAAAAGCGCAAGCGGTGATCAGTGCGATTAAAGAAGCGGAAGGTAAAGTATTAGTGATTTCTCATCAGGAAAGACAAACTACGCTGAACAGCGATGCAATACAGCAGGAGGTTAAATAA
- the trpB gene encoding tryptophan synthase subunit beta yields the protein MLKSPTENQPKKTLPAYFGEFGGMFVGELLVPALEELEQAFIESQTDEAFLAEFNKLLTSYAGRPTPLTLCRNIVKNPLAKIYLKREDLLHGGAHKTNQVLGQALLAKRMGKTEIIAETGAGQHGVATAIACSLLGLKCKVYMGAVDCQRQQPNVFRMQLMGAEVIPVTAGSGTLKDAVNEALRDWSANYENAHYLLGTAAGPHPFPTIVREFQKMIGEEAKQQLLAEEGRLPDYVIACVGGGSNAIGMFNDFIGDEDVKLIGVEAGGKGINTAHHGATLVAGTKGMLHGNYTYIMQDKVGQIEESYSVSAGLDYPAVGPQHAQLKDSGRAQYVAINDDEALEAFQLLARNEGIIPALESSHALAHALKMADKVTEETIFLVNLSGRGDKDLAHVNAIISPETAEKSDVKHRGEA from the coding sequence ATGTTAAAATCACCAACTGAAAATCAGCCTAAAAAGACCTTACCTGCCTACTTTGGCGAGTTTGGCGGTATGTTTGTCGGCGAATTATTAGTGCCTGCTTTAGAAGAACTAGAGCAAGCCTTTATTGAATCGCAAACTGACGAAGCTTTTTTAGCTGAATTCAACAAACTACTGACCAGCTATGCTGGCCGTCCGACACCTCTTACATTGTGTCGCAACATTGTTAAAAATCCATTAGCTAAAATTTACTTAAAACGTGAAGATTTATTGCATGGCGGCGCGCATAAAACTAATCAGGTTTTAGGGCAAGCGTTACTCGCAAAACGCATGGGTAAAACTGAAATTATTGCAGAAACTGGTGCAGGTCAACATGGCGTTGCTACAGCAATTGCCTGCTCATTATTAGGTTTAAAATGTAAGGTTTATATGGGCGCGGTTGATTGTCAGCGTCAGCAACCGAATGTTTTTCGCATGCAATTAATGGGTGCTGAAGTTATTCCAGTAACCGCCGGCAGCGGCACACTTAAAGATGCGGTAAATGAAGCATTACGCGATTGGTCAGCGAATTATGAAAACGCACACTATTTATTAGGTACGGCTGCGGGTCCTCACCCGTTCCCGACTATTGTGCGTGAGTTTCAAAAAATGATCGGCGAAGAAGCCAAACAGCAATTATTAGCTGAAGAAGGTCGCTTACCCGATTACGTTATTGCCTGTGTTGGTGGTGGCTCAAATGCTATTGGTATGTTTAACGACTTTATCGGTGATGAAGATGTCAAATTGATTGGCGTTGAAGCCGGTGGTAAAGGCATAAACACCGCACACCACGGTGCAACCTTAGTGGCAGGTACCAAAGGTATGTTACATGGTAACTACACCTACATTATGCAAGATAAGGTTGGCCAAATTGAAGAGTCTTACTCTGTATCAGCGGGTCTTGATTACCCTGCTGTAGGCCCACAACATGCACAATTAAAAGATTCTGGCCGCGCTCAATATGTCGCAATAAACGATGACGAAGCATTAGAAGCATTTCAGTTACTGGCGCGCAATGAAGGGATTATTCCTGCATTAGAGTCTTCACATGCCTTAGCACATGCCTTAAAAATGGCTGATAAAGTGACAGAAGAAACTATCTTCTTGGTTAATTTATCAGGTAGAGGTGATAAAGACTTAGCGCATGTAAACGCGATTATATCGCCTGAGACTGCTGAAAAAAGTGATGTAAAGCATAGAGGAGAAGCATAA